The Anaerobranca gottschalkii DSM 13577 genomic sequence TAAGAGAACTAAACTTTAGAGCCCTTGAGAAGGGTATGAGTCTTGTAGAAAAGGTTCTTTAGTAAGGGGAGGTGCAGAAAATGTCAAAAAAATATAGAGCTGTAACTCAACAAGGAGCTAAAGCTAATTTTCATATGTTTCCTCAACTATGTAAAGGTTGTGGTCTTTGTATAGAAAAGTGTCCGGTAAAAATAATTACTTGGTCAAAGGAACTTGGTGTTTATGGAACACCTGCAGTAGAGACAACTGATCAAGATAAATGTATTGCCTGTGGAATTTGTCAATCTGTTTGTCCAGACTGTGCAATTGCCATTGAAAAACATCCTAAAAAATAATTAAAATAAAAAATAACGGCTAGGCTTATAAAAGTCAGCCGTTATTTTTGTTATAAATTTCCTCTTGCATAAGAGAAAAAAATATGCTAATATAATTTTCGTCGTTGTCACACCAGAAGTTTTAAAAAAGAAAAAAACAAAAAAAGGTGTTGACAAAGGAAACGAAAAATGATAAGATAAGTTTTGTCGCCGCGAGGTGACAAAAAAGAAAAAAGTTCTTTGAAAAAGTTCCTTGAAAGAAAAACCTTTCAGGAAAGAATATAGCATCGAAAAAACTTTGAGTTTAAGTCAGG encodes the following:
- a CDS encoding 4Fe-4S dicluster domain-containing protein produces the protein MSKKYRAVTQQGAKANFHMFPQLCKGCGLCIEKCPVKIITWSKELGVYGTPAVETTDQDKCIACGICQSVCPDCAIAIEKHPKK